The following coding sequences lie in one Streptomyces xiamenensis genomic window:
- the vanX gene encoding D-Ala-D-Ala dipeptidase VanX, with protein sequence MREDFVFLDEYIPGIRWDAKYATWDNFTGKPVDGYLANRVAGTTALCAALTRAQQEAASLGLGLLLWDAYRPQRAVDGFVRWSRQPEDGRTKARHYPNIDRADMFEHGYVATRSGHSRGSTVDLTLYHLTTGELLPMGGDHDLMDPLSHHGAVGITRAAAENRRRLRSLMGSCGFQPYESEWWHYTLRDEPYPDTYFDFPLAPGVAVSVRGSVAA encoded by the coding sequence GTGCGTGAGGACTTCGTCTTCCTGGACGAGTACATCCCCGGCATCCGCTGGGACGCCAAGTACGCCACCTGGGACAACTTCACCGGTAAACCGGTGGACGGGTATCTGGCCAACCGCGTCGCCGGTACCACGGCGCTGTGCGCGGCCCTGACGCGGGCACAGCAGGAGGCGGCCTCCCTCGGCCTCGGGCTGCTCCTGTGGGACGCCTACCGTCCCCAGCGCGCCGTGGACGGCTTCGTCCGCTGGTCACGGCAGCCGGAGGACGGCCGGACCAAGGCCCGGCACTATCCGAACATCGACCGGGCTGACATGTTCGAGCACGGCTATGTGGCCACCAGGTCGGGTCACAGTCGCGGCAGTACGGTCGATCTGACGCTCTACCACTTGACCACCGGTGAACTCCTGCCCATGGGCGGCGACCACGACCTCATGGATCCGCTCTCCCATCACGGAGCGGTCGGGATCACCCGGGCCGCGGCGGAAAACCGGCGGCGGCTCCGTTCCCTGATGGGGTCCTGCGGCTTCCAGCCGTACGAGAGCGAATGGTGGCACTACACCCTCAGGGACGAGCCGTACCCGGACACCTATTTCGACTTCCCGCTGGCGCCCGGGGTTGCCGTCAGCGTCCGCGGCTCCGTCGCCGCATGA
- the vanA gene encoding D-alanine--(R)-lactate ligase, translating to MAEVKLGIVFGGRSEEHDVSVKSAREVARHIDPARYEPFFIGITRSGAWKLCADPGPGWDQGEGPSAVLSPDGTAGGLLVLERGRYGTVALDAVLPVLHGTHGEDGAIQGLLELSGIPYAGCDIQSSALCMDKSLTYLVARSAGIATPEFRVVTAGESVDAERLGYPVFVKPARSGSSFGVSKVTRADELPAAVETARRYDSKVLIEGAVVGGEVGCAVLGNGPEPITGEVDRMALSHGFFRIHQEDDPESGSENSTPLVPADIPAASRDLVRETAKRVYRALGCGGLARVDMFLTDEGTVVLNEVNTLPGLTSYSRYPRMMEAAGIPLSAVIDRVVSLALTGEARA from the coding sequence ATGGCTGAAGTGAAACTCGGCATCGTCTTCGGAGGCCGTTCCGAAGAACACGATGTCTCCGTCAAGTCCGCCCGGGAAGTGGCGAGGCATATCGATCCCGCCCGGTACGAACCGTTCTTCATCGGCATCACCAGGAGCGGCGCCTGGAAGCTCTGCGCCGATCCCGGACCGGGCTGGGACCAGGGCGAGGGCCCCAGCGCGGTGCTGTCGCCCGACGGCACCGCCGGCGGACTGCTCGTCCTGGAGCGGGGCCGGTACGGTACCGTCGCCCTGGACGCGGTGCTGCCGGTTCTGCACGGCACCCACGGCGAGGACGGTGCGATCCAGGGGCTGCTGGAGCTCTCCGGCATTCCCTACGCCGGCTGCGACATCCAGAGTTCCGCGCTGTGCATGGACAAGTCCCTCACCTACCTCGTCGCCCGGAGCGCGGGCATCGCCACCCCGGAATTCCGGGTCGTGACCGCGGGTGAGTCCGTGGACGCCGAGCGGCTGGGGTATCCCGTCTTCGTGAAGCCGGCCCGGTCGGGGTCGTCTTTCGGCGTCAGCAAGGTGACCCGCGCGGACGAACTGCCGGCCGCCGTGGAGACCGCTCGGCGGTACGACTCCAAGGTGCTGATCGAAGGGGCTGTCGTCGGTGGTGAGGTCGGCTGCGCGGTCCTCGGCAACGGCCCGGAACCGATCACGGGCGAGGTGGACCGGATGGCGCTCTCCCACGGCTTCTTCAGAATCCACCAGGAGGACGATCCGGAAAGCGGCTCTGAGAACTCCACTCCCCTGGTGCCCGCCGACATCCCGGCGGCCTCGCGCGACCTCGTCCGGGAGACCGCGAAGAGGGTCTACCGTGCCCTGGGATGCGGGGGACTCGCCCGGGTGGACATGTTCCTCACCGACGAGGGCACGGTGGTGCTCAACGAGGTGAACACCCTGCCCGGCCTGACCTCCTACAGTCGTTACCCGAGAATGATGGAAGCCGCCGGGATCCCGCTCTCGGCCGTGATCGACCGCGTGGTCTCCCTGGCGCTGACGGGAGAAGCCCGTGCGTGA
- a CDS encoding NAD(P)-dependent oxidoreductase, whose protein sequence is MTVYGCDADEAALFRELAPRLGVTPTITGAPVSGATAGSVNGNRCVSVGHRHRISRPALAALSRAGVRYISTRSIGYDHIDVEYAARLGLSVENVRYSPDGVADYTLMLILMAVRGAAPMVRRTDRHDYRLPDRRGRDLRDLTVGVLGAGRIGTAVLDRLRGFGCRVLAHTNRGAGAGNVPLPEVLRHSDVVTLHTPLTAATHHLLDRDRIGLLKHGAFVINTGRGALIDTDALVSALESGRVGGAALDVVEGEEGIFYADHRDRPPDTASLVRLQRLQRMPNVLISPHSAYYTERALRDTVENSLINCLTFESDHHHG, encoded by the coding sequence ATCACCGTCTACGGCTGCGACGCGGACGAGGCCGCTCTGTTCCGGGAACTGGCGCCGCGTCTCGGTGTGACACCGACCATCACCGGGGCACCGGTCTCCGGGGCCACCGCCGGGTCGGTGAACGGAAACCGCTGCGTCAGCGTCGGTCATCGGCACCGGATCAGCCGGCCCGCCCTCGCGGCGCTGAGCCGGGCGGGCGTGAGGTACATCTCCACCCGGAGCATCGGATACGACCACATCGATGTGGAGTACGCCGCGCGTCTCGGCCTGTCCGTGGAGAATGTCCGCTACTCGCCCGACGGCGTGGCCGACTACACCCTGATGCTGATCCTGATGGCGGTGCGCGGTGCGGCGCCCATGGTCCGGCGCACGGACCGCCACGATTACCGGCTGCCCGACAGGCGCGGACGGGATCTGCGCGATCTGACCGTCGGGGTCCTGGGCGCCGGGCGCATCGGGACGGCGGTGCTGGACCGGCTGCGGGGCTTCGGCTGCCGGGTCCTCGCGCACACCAACCGCGGCGCCGGGGCCGGCAACGTCCCGCTCCCCGAAGTGCTCCGGCACAGCGATGTGGTCACGCTCCACACACCGCTCACCGCCGCGACCCACCACCTGCTGGACCGGGACCGTATCGGACTCCTGAAACACGGCGCGTTCGTCATCAATACCGGACGCGGAGCGCTCATCGACACCGATGCCCTCGTGTCCGCGCTGGAAAGCGGCCGGGTGGGCGGCGCGGCCCTGGACGTGGTCGAGGGCGAAGAAGGAATCTTCTACGCCGATCACCGGGACCGGCCGCCGGACACCGCCTCGCTGGTCCGGCTGCAACGGCTGCAACGCATGCCGAATGTGCTGATCAGTCCGCATTCCGCCTATTACACGGAGCGCGCCCTGCGCGACACCGTGGAGAACTCTCTCATCAACTGTCTGACATTCGAAAGCGACCACCACCATGGCTGA
- a CDS encoding alpha/beta hydrolase family protein, producing the protein MELTITSQGVGLPATLTLPKGPVRGGVVPLHGSHAGSRDFLLYEHLAQVLPARGIAVLRYDRRPSRSGRSVPFAEQAADALAAMAVLRRHIPEMPVGLWGYSQGGWVAPLAAANRPDEVAFLTLVSPVGVTPGAQMRYGLAQQLRENGFADRLGELSRFQDALEAYVRGTSDADTLRQEFAAAGRQPWWPLLGYDAGAADLFSVPPRELWVDMDADLSDAYEAVRCPVLTLYGETDQWLSIEDSTRLWREAAGRAGRPAPDVVRLAGCDHSPTIAAEGAEGGTVRISPGYEQALLEWLDGVLRG; encoded by the coding sequence ATGGAGCTGACCATCACTTCCCAGGGGGTAGGGCTTCCCGCCACCCTGACGCTGCCGAAGGGTCCTGTGCGCGGCGGTGTCGTCCCGCTGCACGGGTCGCACGCCGGTTCACGGGACTTCCTTCTCTATGAGCATCTCGCGCAGGTCCTGCCCGCTCGCGGAATCGCGGTGCTGCGCTACGACCGGCGGCCGTCCCGCTCCGGCCGTTCCGTTCCGTTCGCCGAACAGGCCGCCGACGCGCTGGCCGCGATGGCCGTGCTGCGCCGGCACATCCCCGAGATGCCGGTCGGACTGTGGGGGTACAGCCAGGGTGGCTGGGTCGCGCCACTGGCTGCCGCGAACCGGCCGGACGAGGTGGCGTTCCTGACGCTGGTCTCACCGGTCGGCGTCACTCCCGGGGCACAGATGCGCTACGGCCTGGCGCAGCAACTCCGTGAGAACGGCTTCGCCGACCGGCTCGGAGAGCTGAGCCGCTTCCAGGACGCGCTGGAGGCGTATGTGCGGGGGACCAGTGACGCGGACACCCTGCGCCAGGAGTTCGCGGCGGCGGGACGACAGCCGTGGTGGCCATTGCTCGGCTACGACGCGGGCGCTGCCGACCTGTTCAGTGTGCCGCCGCGGGAGTTGTGGGTGGACATGGATGCCGATCTGAGTGACGCGTACGAGGCGGTGCGCTGCCCGGTCCTCACCCTCTACGGGGAGACCGACCAGTGGCTGTCCATCGAGGACAGCACGCGCCTGTGGCGCGAGGCCGCCGGGCGGGCGGGCAGGCCGGCGCCGGACGTCGTGCGGTTGGCCGGCTGTGACCACTCCCCCACCATCGCCGCCGAAGGTGCCGAGGGGGGCACCGTCCGGATCAGTCCCGGGTATGAACAGGCGCTGCTGGAGTGGCTGGACGGGGTACTGAGGGGGTGA
- a CDS encoding glycoside hydrolase family 43 protein — protein MSASGDPHHPSRRLLLTTATALVAGTSLPLAGAHAAAAALPGAAAQEPPGAAASFTNPLFWQDFADIDVIRVGDTYYYSASTMHYSPGAPILRSYDLVNWEFAGHSVPRLDFGAKYDLSGGRGYVRGVWASSLAYRPSNRTFYWLGQIDFARTYIYTATSVEGPWSRHAELPQVYFDAGLLVDSDDTMYVAYGNTQIHVAQLSPDGRSQVRSQQVFSTPSSIGTLEGARFYKINGAYYIFLTRPANGQYILRSTSGPFGPYTLRQILLDLPGPIPGGGVPHQGGLVQTQNGDWYYLAFIDAYPGGRVPALAPITWSGDGWPQLQLVGGAWGAAYPVPNLPPPPRQVEPLTGVDTFPGTILTPKWEWNHNPDPAHYTVNNGLTLRAATVTGDLYSARNTLTHRVPGPTSTATITLDHQQMRDGDRVGLAMLRDASAWIGLKRDNGATRLVMVDGLTMDSNWNTTGTGSERATAPVTGTRIQLRATADIRPGAGRQARFSYSTDGITFTGLGPAFTLNNAWQFFMGYRYAIFNHATQALGGAVTVNRFELTTP, from the coding sequence ATGTCTGCTTCTGGAGATCCGCACCACCCGAGCCGGCGGCTGCTGCTGACCACGGCGACCGCGCTGGTCGCGGGAACCTCACTGCCCCTGGCCGGCGCCCACGCCGCTGCGGCCGCGTTACCCGGCGCGGCTGCCCAGGAACCTCCGGGCGCCGCGGCGTCCTTCACGAACCCGCTCTTCTGGCAGGACTTCGCCGACATCGACGTGATCCGCGTCGGGGACACGTACTACTACTCGGCCTCGACGATGCACTACTCGCCCGGCGCACCGATCCTGCGCTCCTACGACCTGGTGAACTGGGAGTTCGCCGGCCACTCGGTGCCACGCCTGGACTTCGGCGCCAAGTACGACCTCAGCGGTGGCCGGGGCTATGTCCGGGGCGTCTGGGCCTCGTCCCTGGCCTACCGGCCGAGCAACCGCACCTTCTACTGGCTGGGCCAGATCGACTTCGCCCGCACCTACATCTACACCGCCACCTCCGTCGAGGGCCCCTGGAGCCGGCACGCCGAACTCCCGCAGGTCTACTTCGACGCCGGGCTGCTCGTCGACTCCGACGACACGATGTACGTCGCCTATGGCAACACCCAGATCCACGTCGCCCAGTTGTCCCCGGACGGAAGAAGCCAGGTCCGCTCCCAGCAGGTGTTCTCCACCCCGTCCAGCATCGGCACGCTGGAGGGCGCCCGCTTCTACAAGATCAACGGTGCCTACTACATCTTCCTGACCCGTCCGGCCAACGGCCAGTACATCCTGCGCTCCACCAGCGGGCCCTTCGGCCCCTATACCCTGCGCCAGATCCTGCTCGACCTGCCCGGGCCCATCCCCGGCGGCGGCGTCCCCCACCAGGGCGGTCTGGTGCAGACCCAGAACGGCGACTGGTACTACCTTGCCTTCATCGACGCCTACCCCGGCGGGCGCGTCCCGGCTCTGGCCCCCATCACCTGGAGCGGCGACGGCTGGCCCCAGCTCCAGCTCGTGGGCGGCGCCTGGGGCGCCGCCTACCCCGTGCCGAACCTCCCGCCCCCGCCCCGCCAGGTCGAGCCCCTCACCGGTGTCGACACCTTCCCCGGCACCATCCTCACACCCAAGTGGGAGTGGAACCACAACCCCGACCCCGCCCACTACACCGTCAACAACGGGCTGACCCTGCGCGCCGCCACCGTCACCGGCGACCTCTACTCCGCCCGCAACACGCTCACCCACCGTGTGCCCGGCCCCACGTCCACCGCGACCATCACCCTCGACCACCAGCAGATGCGTGACGGCGACCGCGTCGGCCTGGCCATGCTCCGCGACGCGTCCGCCTGGATCGGCCTCAAACGCGACAACGGGGCCACCCGTCTCGTCATGGTCGACGGCCTCACCATGGACTCCAACTGGAACACCACCGGCACCGGCAGCGAACGCGCCACCGCCCCCGTCACCGGGACCCGGATCCAGCTGCGAGCCACCGCGGACATCCGCCCGGGCGCGGGCCGCCAGGCGCGTTTCTCCTACAGCACCGACGGCATCACCTTCACCGGCCTCGGACCCGCCTTCACGCTCAACAACGCCTGGCAGTTCTTCATGGGCTACCGCTACGCCATCTTCAACCACGCCACGCAGGCGCTCGGCGGCGCGGTCACCGTCAACCGCTTCGAACTCACCACCCCCTGA
- a CDS encoding alpha/beta hydrolase family esterase: MVLGFHWWGGTATDVATGQTVERDVWSYYGLKRLAGDSTVFVAPQGIDNGWPNTGGEDVTFVDDLLRHVEADLCVDTERRFALGFSYGGAMSYSLACSRPDTFRAVAVYGAPGQISGCSGGTGAVAYFAAHGTGDNIATGRSLRDRFVQNNGCAAQNPPEPAQGSLGHITTTYSG; this comes from the coding sequence TTGGTCCTCGGCTTCCACTGGTGGGGCGGCACCGCCACCGATGTCGCCACGGGCCAGACCGTGGAGCGGGACGTCTGGTCCTACTACGGCCTCAAGCGACTGGCCGGCGACAGTACCGTCTTCGTCGCACCCCAGGGAATCGACAACGGCTGGCCCAACACCGGCGGCGAGGACGTCACCTTCGTCGACGACCTGCTGCGGCACGTCGAGGCGGACCTCTGCGTCGACACCGAAAGGCGATTCGCCCTCGGCTTCAGCTACGGCGGTGCCATGAGCTACTCCCTGGCCTGCTCCCGGCCCGACACCTTCCGCGCCGTCGCCGTCTACGGCGCACCCGGCCAGATCAGCGGATGCAGCGGCGGGACCGGGGCCGTCGCCTACTTCGCGGCCCACGGCACCGGCGACAACATCGCCACCGGGCGCTCCCTGCGCGACCGGTTCGTTCAGAACAACGGCTGCGCCGCGCAGAACCCGCCCGAGCCCGCGCAGGGCAGCCTGGGGCACATCACCACCACCTACTCCGGGTGA